From one Planktothrix agardhii NIES-204 genomic stretch:
- a CDS encoding ErfK/YbiS/YcfS/YnhG, translating to MNQSVKVNKNSAMVRVKSFQKYLTAVILGTTVLFGGVTKQSPALSIQPQNPILLAPSPVKFLTPHTPKFATSNLFPPPNNQLNDSIENNLRVVIKLNQRRVYLYQNQQLQSSYPIAVGREGWETPVGEYKVIEMISQPTWEHPFTGEIIPPGPDNPLGERWIGFWTDGKNYIGFHGTPNTETVGQAASHGCIRMFNQDVLALFQRVKIGTPVIVEP from the coding sequence ATGAATCAATCCGTCAAAGTCAATAAAAACAGTGCCATGGTTAGAGTAAAAAGTTTTCAAAAATATTTGACAGCAGTTATATTAGGAACAACTGTACTGTTCGGAGGAGTAACAAAACAGAGTCCAGCCCTATCAATTCAGCCCCAAAACCCGATTCTCCTGGCTCCATCCCCAGTTAAATTCCTGACTCCCCACACCCCCAAATTTGCCACTTCTAATTTATTTCCCCCACCCAATAATCAACTTAATGACTCGATTGAAAATAATTTGAGAGTGGTGATTAAATTAAATCAACGTCGGGTTTATCTCTATCAAAATCAACAACTCCAAAGCAGTTATCCTATCGCTGTTGGTCGAGAAGGTTGGGAAACTCCTGTGGGTGAGTATAAAGTGATTGAGATGATTTCCCAGCCCACTTGGGAACATCCCTTTACCGGAGAAATTATCCCTCCAGGGCCAGATAATCCTTTAGGAGAGCGTTGGATTGGGTTTTGGACAGACGGAAAAAACTATATTGGTTTCCATGGAACTCCTAATACTGAAACCGTTGGACAAGCCGCTTCCCACGGTTGTATTCGGATGTTTAATCAAGATGTTCTGGCTCTATTTCAGAGGGTAAAAATCGGAACTCCCGTAATAGTTGAACCTTAA
- the glgA_2 gene encoding glycogen synthase — MYIVQIASECAPVIKAGGLGDVVYGLSRELELRGHTIEIILPKYDCMRYDQIWGLHEAYQDLSVPWFDGAIHCTVFCGWVHGSLCFFIEPHSEDNFFNRGCYYGCVDDHLRFAFFSKAALEFLLRTDKRPDILHCHDWQTGLAPVMLYEMYKYHGMENIRVCYTVHNFKHQGIAGTNILWATGLNRESYYFEYDRLRDNFNPFGLNSMKGGIVYSNFVTTVSPNHAWEAHYGEFGYGLGHTLELHQHKFGGILNGIDYAVWNPEIDSFIPYPYSSEDLAGKEKNKKALRERLWLSHDDKPLVCYIGRLDDQKGVHLVHHAIYYALHRQAQFVLLGSATEPSINSWFWHEKNFLNNNPDCHLELGFNEELSHLIYAAADIIVVPSNYEPCGLTQMIGLKYGAVPVVRGVGGLVNTVFDRDYDEYHEPEKRNGYVFNQTDFQGLESAMDRAIGLYNYYPDEFEKLRIQGMNYDYSWNQPGTDYLAIYEFIRHK; from the coding sequence ATGTACATCGTACAAATTGCCTCTGAATGCGCCCCAGTCATCAAAGCGGGAGGCTTAGGCGATGTTGTGTACGGACTCAGTAGGGAGTTAGAACTACGGGGTCATACCATTGAAATTATTTTGCCCAAGTACGACTGCATGAGGTATGACCAAATTTGGGGACTTCATGAAGCCTATCAAGATTTATCTGTTCCCTGGTTTGATGGTGCAATACACTGCACTGTCTTTTGTGGTTGGGTTCATGGAAGCTTATGCTTTTTTATTGAACCTCACTCCGAAGATAATTTCTTCAACCGAGGTTGTTATTATGGTTGTGTAGATGACCATTTACGATTTGCCTTTTTTAGTAAAGCCGCATTAGAGTTTTTACTGAGAACTGATAAACGTCCCGATATTCTCCATTGTCATGATTGGCAAACGGGTTTAGCTCCTGTGATGTTGTATGAAATGTACAAATATCACGGAATGGAAAATATCCGGGTTTGTTATACTGTTCATAATTTCAAACATCAAGGAATTGCGGGGACAAATATCCTTTGGGCAACGGGATTAAACCGAGAATCCTACTATTTTGAATATGACCGTTTACGCGATAATTTTAACCCATTTGGATTAAATTCTATGAAGGGGGGAATTGTCTACTCTAACTTTGTTACAACCGTATCTCCTAACCATGCTTGGGAAGCCCATTATGGAGAATTTGGTTATGGTTTAGGACATACTTTAGAACTGCATCAACATAAATTTGGTGGAATATTAAACGGGATCGATTATGCGGTTTGGAATCCTGAAATTGATTCATTTATTCCCTACCCCTATAGTTCCGAAGATTTAGCAGGAAAGGAAAAGAATAAAAAAGCCCTACGGGAAAGATTATGGTTAAGTCATGATGATAAACCTCTTGTTTGTTATATTGGTCGTTTAGATGATCAAAAAGGTGTACATCTGGTTCATCATGCTATTTATTATGCCCTGCATCGACAAGCGCAGTTTGTGTTATTAGGTTCAGCAACCGAACCCAGTATTAATTCTTGGTTTTGGCATGAAAAGAACTTTTTAAATAATAACCCCGATTGTCATTTAGAACTAGGTTTTAATGAGGAATTATCCCATTTAATTTATGCAGCGGCGGATATTATTGTGGTTCCGAGCAATTATGAACCCTGCGGGTTAACTCAAATGATTGGGTTAAAATATGGTGCGGTTCCGGTTGTTCGAGGGGTTGGAGGTTTAGTTAATACCGTTTTTGATCGGGATTATGATGAATATCATGAACCAGAAAAACGCAACGGTTATGTCTTCAATCAAACCGATTTTCAAGGGTTAGAATCCGCAATGGATCGAGCTATTGGCTTGTATAATTACTATCCTGATGAATTTGAAAAATTGAGAATTCAAGGCATGAATTATGACTATTCTTGGAACCAACCTGGAACTGATTATTTAGCAATTTACGAATTCATTAGACACAAATAA
- the htrC gene encoding heat shock protein C yields MVERFNTVKTEVIKWRDFTLNSEIYDLSHLNAHSVEYLDNRDENNLIPYKFIVTYGLHCFTKELQELTKEESQLLMYNAPRESRPFNFERYYLSKQLPEIIKALGQSTTLVCHAGYGNYAIVKVVDSEGVEVDYFVVFRVFKETKKLRLHVTSAYPKDEGIGKIKKVNFFVIAKNLLNNKKLPKP; encoded by the coding sequence ATGGTTGAAAGATTTAATACTGTTAAAACAGAAGTTATAAAGTGGAGAGATTTTACACTAAATAGTGAAATTTACGATTTATCACATCTAAACGCCCATTCGGTTGAATATCTTGATAATAGGGACGAAAATAACCTAATTCCATACAAATTTATAGTAACCTATGGCCTACATTGCTTCACTAAAGAATTACAAGAGCTTACAAAGGAAGAATCACAATTATTGATGTACAATGCGCCAAGAGAGTCCAGACCCTTTAATTTTGAGAGATATTACCTATCAAAGCAGTTACCTGAAATTATCAAGGCACTTGGTCAGAGTACAACCTTAGTCTGTCATGCTGGATACGGAAATTATGCAATTGTGAAAGTTGTGGACTCAGAGGGCGTTGAAGTTGATTATTTTGTTGTTTTTCGAGTATTCAAGGAAACTAAAAAGCTAAGACTCCATGTAACAAGTGCCTATCCCAAAGACGAAGGTATAGGGAAAATAAAGAAAGTCAATTTCTTCGTCATAGCTAAGAACTTATTGAATAATAAGAAACTACCTAAGCCTTAA
- a CDS encoding 6-phosphogluconolactonase, giving the protein MEKNIEILANREELIDRALEILLAKITEAIETRNQFTIALAGGSTPKPLYEALAQQPLPWDKIHVFWGDERYVEPDHPDSNQKMAAQAWLDRVNFPATNIHPMPTLANNPIADAEQYNRELVQFFALNAGEFPAFDVVLLGMGDDAHTASLFPHTDALTVEDRLITVGNKDGQPRITFTVPLINHARCVLFLVTGSNKQEPLAQVFATEGDAITYPSRLIQPVGELWWLLDQEAGAKLAENLPN; this is encoded by the coding sequence GTGGAAAAAAATATAGAAATTTTAGCGAATCGAGAGGAACTCATTGATCGAGCTTTAGAAATCCTTCTGGCTAAAATCACAGAAGCAATTGAAACTCGGAATCAATTTACGATCGCCTTAGCCGGAGGGAGTACCCCAAAACCCCTATATGAAGCCCTAGCCCAACAACCTTTACCCTGGGATAAAATTCATGTATTTTGGGGAGATGAACGCTATGTGGAACCGGATCACCCCGATAGTAACCAAAAAATGGCAGCGCAGGCTTGGCTGGATCGGGTAAATTTCCCCGCCACTAATATTCATCCGATGCCAACTTTAGCCAATAATCCCATTGCCGATGCAGAACAATACAATAGGGAGTTAGTACAATTCTTTGCGCTCAATGCCGGAGAGTTCCCCGCTTTTGATGTGGTTTTATTAGGGATGGGAGATGATGCTCACACCGCATCTTTATTTCCCCATACCGATGCCTTAACCGTTGAGGATCGCTTAATTACCGTTGGCAATAAGGATGGCCAGCCCCGAATTACCTTTACAGTTCCTTTGATTAATCATGCCCGTTGTGTCCTGTTTCTGGTCACCGGGTCGAATAAACAAGAACCGTTAGCCCAGGTGTTCGCCACCGAGGGGGATGCCATCACCTATCCCAGCCGCCTAATTCAACCCGTGGGAGAACTTTGGTGGTTATTGGATCAAGAAGCGGGAGCCAAACTCGCTGAAAATTTGCCAAATTAA
- a CDS encoding FHA domain containing protein encodes MIRLTLLHPLQSIPVRSWVFDKDNMIRIGRSLKNDVVLYSAVVSRHHVEICRVGKNWLVVNLGTNGTYINGQAVKQILLVDGQVIHLAISGPRILLNILPDPTEMVLNGGIDLNRPEQQKEVETLYSGEVRSYESTAEPLFSHPNDEITKVDKYKHLKLPTNHSV; translated from the coding sequence GTGATTAGACTAACGTTATTACATCCTCTCCAATCTATTCCTGTCCGCAGTTGGGTATTTGACAAGGACAATATGATTCGGATTGGGCGATCGCTCAAGAATGATGTTGTCCTCTATAGTGCGGTCGTTTCCCGTCATCATGTCGAGATTTGTCGTGTTGGAAAAAATTGGCTGGTCGTAAATCTAGGAACCAATGGAACCTATATCAATGGACAGGCGGTTAAACAAATTCTTTTAGTAGATGGACAGGTGATTCACTTGGCAATCTCTGGCCCTAGAATACTCTTAAATATTTTACCCGATCCGACGGAAATGGTATTAAATGGAGGAATCGACCTCAATCGACCGGAACAGCAGAAGGAAGTAGAAACCCTATATTCTGGGGAAGTTAGGTCTTATGAATCTACTGCTGAACCTCTATTTTCCCATCCCAACGATGAGATAACCAAGGTTGATAAGTATAAACACTTGAAACTTCCTACCAATCATTCGGTTTAA
- a CDS encoding putative D-amino acid oxidase encodes MQQHSEIILIGGGLIGLSLAVELKCKGATVTVLSRDVQESAGLVGAGMLAPQSEQIPPGPMLELCLRSRALYNDWTRKLEEITGLDTGYWPCGILAPVYERPHCTSLDATPDTPSYWLEPEAILQQQPGLGDDIVGGWWFPQDGQVDNRRGLIKILQRAAQELGVKIVEGVTVEKLVIFPNQIITEVQTNQGKFRADHYILTAGAWSGKLLSIPVYPRKGQMLSVRVPDNIKPLPLKQVLFGSDIYIVPRRDGLIVIGATSEQVGFTSGLTPNGIENLLSGAIRLYPGLKEFEIQEFWWGFRPETPDLCPILGPSSWQNLTLATGHYRNGILLAPITAQLISNLVLYQQYDPLLNYFKGDRFQLL; translated from the coding sequence ATGCAACAACATAGTGAAATTATTCTAATCGGTGGCGGTTTAATTGGCTTATCCCTCGCCGTCGAGTTAAAATGCAAAGGAGCCACGGTAACGGTTTTGAGTCGGGACGTCCAAGAATCGGCGGGTTTAGTCGGAGCGGGAATGTTAGCACCCCAATCCGAACAAATTCCCCCTGGCCCTATGCTAGAATTGTGTTTACGCAGTCGCGCCCTTTACAATGACTGGACGCGCAAACTGGAGGAAATCACCGGGTTAGATACGGGATATTGGCCCTGTGGGATCTTGGCTCCGGTTTATGAACGTCCCCACTGTACCAGTTTAGATGCTACTCCAGACACCCCCAGCTATTGGTTAGAGCCCGAAGCCATTTTACAACAACAACCCGGGTTAGGGGATGATATTGTCGGGGGTTGGTGGTTTCCCCAGGATGGTCAAGTTGATAATCGTCGGGGGTTAATCAAAATATTGCAAAGGGCGGCTCAGGAATTAGGGGTTAAAATAGTTGAGGGAGTTACGGTAGAAAAATTAGTTATTTTTCCTAATCAAATTATCACAGAAGTTCAGACAAATCAAGGTAAATTTAGAGCAGATCATTATATTTTAACGGCGGGTGCTTGGTCGGGAAAATTATTATCAATTCCCGTATATCCCCGAAAGGGACAAATGTTATCAGTGCGGGTTCCAGATAATATTAAACCATTACCTTTAAAACAGGTTTTATTCGGTTCAGATATTTATATTGTACCGCGTCGAGATGGTTTAATTGTGATTGGAGCCACATCCGAACAGGTGGGTTTTACCTCCGGTTTAACCCCGAATGGAATTGAAAATTTACTCTCAGGAGCTATTCGATTATACCCAGGATTAAAAGAGTTTGAAATTCAGGAATTTTGGTGGGGATTTCGACCGGAAACCCCTGATTTATGCCCAATATTAGGGCCTAGTTCTTGGCAAAACTTAACTTTAGCAACGGGTCATTATCGCAATGGGATTCTATTAGCTCCGATTACGGCTCAATTAATTTCTAATTTGGTATTATATCAACAATATGATCCGTTATTAAATTATTTTAAAGGCGACCGCTTTCAATTATTATGA